A DNA window from Hevea brasiliensis isolate MT/VB/25A 57/8 chromosome 2, ASM3005281v1, whole genome shotgun sequence contains the following coding sequences:
- the LOC110661668 gene encoding conserved oligomeric Golgi complex subunit 4, giving the protein MPSTPNGSVHKFQEEDESTVSSPTLSSSMTFGTPKALDHLRKLTDVGAMTRLLHECIAYQRALDLDLDNLLAQRSDLDKHLLHLQKSAEVLDIVKADSDHMLSNVRSTCDLADHVSAKVRELDVAQSRVNTTLLRIDAIVERGNCIEEVKNALEAEDYEAAAKYVQTFLQIDAKYKDSGSDHRDQLLASKKQLEGIVRKRLSAAVDQRDHPTILRFIRLYSPLGLEEEGLQLYVGYLKKVISMRSRLEFEHLVELMEQSHNQNQVNFVGCLTNFFKDIVLAIEENDEILRSLCGEDAIVYAICELQEECDSRGSLILKKYMEFRKLAKLSSEINVQNKNLLAVGAPEGPDPREVELYLEEILSLMQLGEDYTEFMVSKIKGLSSVDPELVPRATKSFRSGSFSKVVQDITGFYVILEGFFMVENVRKAIMIDEHVPDSLTTSMVDDVFYVLQSCFRRAISTSKISSVIAVLSGASSLLSNEYNEALQQKMREPNLGAKLFLGGVGVHKTGTEIATALNNMDVSSEYVVKLKHEIEEQCAEVFPAPADREKAKSCLSELGDMSNTFKQALNAGMEQLVVNVTPRIRPVLDSVATISYELSEAEYADNEVNDPWVQRLLHSVETNVSWLQPLMTTNNYDSFVHLVIDFIVKRLEVIMMQKRFSQLGGLQLDRDIRALVSHFSSMTQRTVRDKFARLTQMATILNLEKVSEILDFWGENSGPMTWRLTPAEVRRVLGLRVDFKPEAIAALKL; this is encoded by the exons ATGCCGTCAACTCCCAACGGATCAgtccataaatttcaagaagaagACGAATCCACAGTATCTTCACCCACTCTTTCCTCTTCTATGACGTTTGGCACGCCGAAGGCTCTGGATCACTTGCGCAAACTAACCGACGTCGGAGCCATGACGCGCCTTCTCCATGAGTGCATCGCTTACCAACGGGCTCTCGATCTCGACCTTGACAACCTCCTCGCCCAACGCTCGGATCTCGACAAGCACCTCCTCCACCTTCAGAAATCCGCGGAGGTGCTCGACATCGTCAAGGCGGATTCCGACCACATGCTTTCCAACGTCCGCTCTACATGTGACCTCGCCGACCATGTCAGCGCCAAGGTTCGGGAGCTTGACGTTGCCCAATCGCGGGTTAACACCACGCTTCTACGCATTGATGCGATTGTGGAAAGAGGGAATTGTATCGAGGAAGTGAAAAATGCTCTAGAAGCTGAGGATTACGAGGCGGCCGCGAAGTATGTGCAGACATTTCTGCAGATTGATGCCAAATATAAGGATTCCGGATCGGACCATAGAGATCAGTTGCTAGCATCGAAGAAACAGCTCGAAGGAATAGTGAGGAAGCGGCTTTCAGCTGCAGTGGATCAGCGGGATCATCCAACGATCTTACGGTTTATTAGGTTGTATTCGCCTTTAGGACTGGAGGAGGAAGGGTTGCAGTTGTATGTGGGGTACTTGAAAAAAGTTATCTCCATGAGATCCAGGCTTGAATTTGAGCATTTGGTGGAGTTGATGGAGCAGAGTCATAATCAGAATCAGGTTAATTTTGTTGGGTGCTTAACAAATTTTTTTAAAGACATTGTGCTGGCTATAGAGGAAAACGATGAAATCTTGAGGAGTCTTTGTGGGGAGGATGCAATTGTTTATGCCATTTGTGAATTGCAAGAGGAGTGTGATTCGAGGGGTTCTTTGATTTTGAAGAAATATATGGAGTTTAGGAAATTGGCTAAATTATCTTCTGAGATTAATGTCCAAAACAAGAATTTGCTTGCCGTTGGAGCGCCAGAAGGGCCTGACCCGAGAGAGGTTGAGTTGTATTTAGAAGAGATACTGTCACTGATGCAATTAGGTGAGGATTACACTGAATTTATGGTTTCGAAGATCAAAGGGTTGAGTTCTGTGGATCCAGAGCTAGTGCCACGAGCCACCAAGTCGTTTAGGAGTGGGAGTTTTAGCAAAGTAGTTCAAGATATTACCGGGTTTTATGTGATTTTGGAGGGATTCTTTATGGTTGAAAATGTGAGGAAAGCTATTATGATAGATGAGCATGTACCTGATAGCCTTACCACTTCTATGGTAGACGATGTGTTTTATGTTTTGCAGAGTTGCTTCAGAAGGGCAATATCCACATCAAAAATTAGCTCTGTAATTGCAGTCTTGAGTGGTGCTAGTAGTTTGTTGAGTAATGAATACAATGAAGCTTTGCAACAGAAAATGAGAGAACCAAACCTTGGTGCAAAGCTGTTTTTGGGTGGTGTTGGTGTTCACAAGACTGGGACAGAGATTGCAACTGCATTGAATAACATGGATGTGAGCAGTGAGTATGTAGTGAAGCTAAAACATGAGATTGAAGAGCAGTGCGCAGAG GTGTTTCCTGCAccagcagatagagaaaaggcaaAATCTTGCTTGTCAGAGTTGGGTGATATGAGCAATACCTTCAAGCAAGCCCTGAATGCCGGCATGGAACAACTTGTGGTAAATGTAACACCTCGAATCCGTCCGGTGTTAGATAGTGTAGCAACCATTAGCTATGAGTTATCTGAGGCAGAATATGCAGATAATGAGGTGAATGACCCATGGGTCCAGAGGCTTCTACATTCTGTTGAGACAAATGTGTCGTGGCTTCAACCACTAATGACCACAAACAACTATGATTCATTTGTACATTTGGTCATTGACTTCATTGTGAAGAGGCTTGAAGTGATAATGATGCAGAAAAGGTTTAGTCAGCTTGGAGGCCTTCAGCTTGACAGAGATATAAGGGCTTTGGTAAGCCATTTCTCGAGCATGACTCAGAGGACTGTTAGAGACAAGTTTGCTCGACTCACTCAAATGGCAACCATCCTGAACTTAGAGAAGGTATCTGAAATTCTAGATTTCTGGGGTGAAAACTCGGGACCTATGACCTGGAGGTTAACTCCTGCTGAGGTTAGACGAGTGTTGGGTCTAAGGGTTGATTTTAAACCTGAAGCAATAGCTGCTCTTAAGTTGTAA
- the LOC110661669 gene encoding two-component response regulator-like APRR9 isoform X4, translating to MSVFENEGVSSGGGMEVQLRTEEEAEKKKETENKDDSSEVVLWEKFLPRMVLRVLLVEADDSTRQIIAALLRKCSYIVVAVPDGLMAWEALKGRPHNIDLILTEVELPSISGYALLTLVMEHDICKNIPVIMMSSHNSISLVLKCMLKGAADFLIKPVRKNELRNLWQHVWRRQTHKVESTFENNSTSDHCSDCATFSHKRKECSEKRSDAQGLSQMKYSSESNLSNTEKEKYKECAVLDKRAVNPESKTGDWSTQLGLMSVSCNEAYNLPAQKLGEHACCAKSMIQDESTRPENIRGNANASQGHNNELVESSSGTVDLIGSFDNGPKRIDGHTSINDGTNKFEFTPWLELSLRRSFPNSSKNQGADEKHLLNHTNASSFSRYNSKMLQPLFPTSTSNFTKFKEDASKSLELSPNHVSQNISSVSQRHSASLNGSQEIMTTMVVGHSGQAELAHSNPQQLIRIPGVRLDNLCTRYGHVIPPVYHRQTGLPPAWSPKLASQREHSPFSTSIHSNSEIQDSEQNNRQSEETTTNSVDQSLHQQNNMELAEELRHGSPAASQSTSSSMCNGIADDSNSSAYGSFCSRHEGSATLVVASEKAMVPERVNDGGFFVYDRFKGMDSHRFSQREAALTKFRLKRKDRCYEKKVRYQSRKRLAEQRPRVKGQFVRQVQNDLPMADANN from the exons ATGAG cGTGTTTGAGAATGAGGGTGTGAGCAGCGGAGGAGGGATGGAAGTGCAGTTGCGGACAGAGGAGGAGgcagagaagaagaaagaaacagAGAATAAGGATGACTCATCGGAGGTGGTTCTGTGGGAGAAGTTTCTTCCAAGAATGGTGCTTAGAGTTCTACTGGTTGAGGCCGATGATTCTACGCGCCAGATTATCGCTGCGCTTCTTCGGAAATGCAGTTACATAG TAGTAGCTGTTCCTGATGGATTAATGGCATGGGAGGCCTTAAAGGGTAGACCCCATAACATAGATCTCATATTAACAGAAGTAGAGCTGCCATCAATATCAGGATATGCACTGCTTACTTTGGTCATGGAGCATGACATTTGCAAAAACATTCCTGTCATAA TGATGTCTTCACACAATTCAATTAGCTTGGTTTTGAAGTGCATGTTAAAAGGTGCGGCTGACTTTCTCATTAAGCCTGTTAGGAAAAATGAGCTGAGGAACCTGTGGCAGCATGTTTGGAGAAGGCAAACT CATAAAGTTGAATCCACCTTTGAAAACAATTCAACAAGTGATCACTGTAGTGATTGTGCAACTTTCTCACATAAAAGAAAGGAATGCAGCGAGAAAAGGAGCGATGCCCAA GGTCTTTCACAGATGAAGTATAGTAGTGAGTCAAATCTGAGTAATACGGAGAAAGAGAAGTACAAAGAGTGTGCCGTGCTTGACAAAAGGGCAGTTAACCCTGAGAGTAAAACTGGAG ATTGGTCAACTCAATTGGGGCTAATGAGTGTATCATGCAATGAAGCTTATAATCTACCTGCTCAGAAACTGGGAGAACATGCTTGCTGTGCTAAGTCAATGATCCAAGATGAAAGTACAAGACCAGAAAATATTAGGGGAAATGCTAATGCCTCTCAGGGCCACAATAATGAACTGGTTGAATCTTCTAGTGGAACTGTTGATTTGATTGGTTCATTTGATAATGGCCCAAAGCGCATAGATGGACACACAAGTATCAATGATGGCACAAATAAGTTTGAGTTCACTCCATGGCTGGAACTTTCCCTAAGAAGATCTTTTCCCAATAGCTCAAAGAATCAAGGAGCTGACGAAAAGCATTTGCTGAACCATACCAATGCCTCATCTTTTTCACG GTATAACAGTAAGATGTTGCAACCTCTTTTTCCAACATCAACCAGTAACTTTACCAAGTTCAAGGAAGATGCTAGTAAGTCTCTAGAGCTGTCACCCAATCATGTTTCTCAAAATATTAGCAGTGTTTCTCAAAGACATAGTGCCAGTCTGAATGGCAGTCAAGAAATCATGACTACTATGGTCGTTGGTCATTCTGGGCAGGCTGAACTAGCACATTCAAACCCTCAACAGCTGATTCGTATCCCAGGGGTAAGGCTTGACAATCTCTGTACCAGATATGGCCATGTGATTCCTCCTGTATATCATAGACAAACAGGTTTACCCCCAGCTTGGAGTCCCAAACTGGCCAGCCAACGAGAACATTCTCCATTTAGTACTTCAATTCATTCAAATTCTGAAATTCAGGACTCTGAACAGAATAACAGACAATCTGAAGAAACTACCACCAATTCTGTGGACCAAAGTTTGCATCAGCAGAATAATATGGAACTTGCGGAGGAACTGAGACATGGCTCTCCAGCTGCCAGTCAGAGTACTAGTAGCAGCATGTGTAATGGCATTGCAGATGACAGTAACAGCAGTGCATATGGAAGCTTTTGCAGTAGACATGAGGGAAGTGCTACTTTGGTTGTGGCATCTGAGAAGGCTATGGTTCCGGAGAGAGTGAATGATGGGGGCTTCTTTGTTTATGACAGATTCAAAGGGATGGATTCTCATCGTTTTAGCCAAAGAGAAGCAGCCCTGACAAAGTTCCGACTGAAGCGGAAAGATCGATGCTACGAGAAAAAG GTTCGATACCAAAGCCGGAAAAGACTAGCAGAGCAGCGCCCTCGAGTAAAAGGGCAGTTTGTTCGTCAAGTGCAAAATGATCTTCCAATGGCTGATGCTAATAATTGA
- the LOC110661669 gene encoding two-component response regulator-like APRR9 isoform X3 — protein MSVFENEGVSSGGGMEVQLRTEEEAEKKKETENKDDSSEVVLWEKFLPRMVLRVLLVEADDSTRQIIAALLRKCSYIAVVAVPDGLMAWEALKGRPHNIDLILTEVELPSISGYALLTLVMEHDICKNIPVIMMSSHNSISLVLKCMLKGAADFLIKPVRKNELRNLWQHVWRRQTHKVESTFENNSTSDHCSDCATFSHKRKECSEKRSDAQGLSQMKYSSESNLSNTEKEKYKECAVLDKRAVNPESKTGDWSTQLGLMSVSCNEAYNLPAQKLGEHACCAKSMIQDESTRPENIRGNANASQGHNNELVESSSGTVDLIGSFDNGPKRIDGHTSINDGTNKFEFTPWLELSLRRSFPNSSKNQGADEKHLLNHTNASSFSRYNSKMLQPLFPTSTSNFTKFKEDASKSLELSPNHVSQNISSVSQRHSASLNGSQEIMTTMVVGHSGQAELAHSNPQQLIRIPGVRLDNLCTRYGHVIPPVYHRQTGLPPAWSPKLASQREHSPFSTSIHSNSEIQDSEQNNRQSEETTTNSVDQSLHQQNNMELAEELRHGSPAASQSTSSSMCNGIADDSNSSAYGSFCSRHEGSATLVVASEKAMVPERVNDGGFFVYDRFKGMDSHRFSQREAALTKFRLKRKDRCYEKKVRYQSRKRLAEQRPRVKGQFVRQVQNDLPMADANN, from the exons ATGAG cGTGTTTGAGAATGAGGGTGTGAGCAGCGGAGGAGGGATGGAAGTGCAGTTGCGGACAGAGGAGGAGgcagagaagaagaaagaaacagAGAATAAGGATGACTCATCGGAGGTGGTTCTGTGGGAGAAGTTTCTTCCAAGAATGGTGCTTAGAGTTCTACTGGTTGAGGCCGATGATTCTACGCGCCAGATTATCGCTGCGCTTCTTCGGAAATGCAGTTACATAG CAGTAGTAGCTGTTCCTGATGGATTAATGGCATGGGAGGCCTTAAAGGGTAGACCCCATAACATAGATCTCATATTAACAGAAGTAGAGCTGCCATCAATATCAGGATATGCACTGCTTACTTTGGTCATGGAGCATGACATTTGCAAAAACATTCCTGTCATAA TGATGTCTTCACACAATTCAATTAGCTTGGTTTTGAAGTGCATGTTAAAAGGTGCGGCTGACTTTCTCATTAAGCCTGTTAGGAAAAATGAGCTGAGGAACCTGTGGCAGCATGTTTGGAGAAGGCAAACT CATAAAGTTGAATCCACCTTTGAAAACAATTCAACAAGTGATCACTGTAGTGATTGTGCAACTTTCTCACATAAAAGAAAGGAATGCAGCGAGAAAAGGAGCGATGCCCAA GGTCTTTCACAGATGAAGTATAGTAGTGAGTCAAATCTGAGTAATACGGAGAAAGAGAAGTACAAAGAGTGTGCCGTGCTTGACAAAAGGGCAGTTAACCCTGAGAGTAAAACTGGAG ATTGGTCAACTCAATTGGGGCTAATGAGTGTATCATGCAATGAAGCTTATAATCTACCTGCTCAGAAACTGGGAGAACATGCTTGCTGTGCTAAGTCAATGATCCAAGATGAAAGTACAAGACCAGAAAATATTAGGGGAAATGCTAATGCCTCTCAGGGCCACAATAATGAACTGGTTGAATCTTCTAGTGGAACTGTTGATTTGATTGGTTCATTTGATAATGGCCCAAAGCGCATAGATGGACACACAAGTATCAATGATGGCACAAATAAGTTTGAGTTCACTCCATGGCTGGAACTTTCCCTAAGAAGATCTTTTCCCAATAGCTCAAAGAATCAAGGAGCTGACGAAAAGCATTTGCTGAACCATACCAATGCCTCATCTTTTTCACG GTATAACAGTAAGATGTTGCAACCTCTTTTTCCAACATCAACCAGTAACTTTACCAAGTTCAAGGAAGATGCTAGTAAGTCTCTAGAGCTGTCACCCAATCATGTTTCTCAAAATATTAGCAGTGTTTCTCAAAGACATAGTGCCAGTCTGAATGGCAGTCAAGAAATCATGACTACTATGGTCGTTGGTCATTCTGGGCAGGCTGAACTAGCACATTCAAACCCTCAACAGCTGATTCGTATCCCAGGGGTAAGGCTTGACAATCTCTGTACCAGATATGGCCATGTGATTCCTCCTGTATATCATAGACAAACAGGTTTACCCCCAGCTTGGAGTCCCAAACTGGCCAGCCAACGAGAACATTCTCCATTTAGTACTTCAATTCATTCAAATTCTGAAATTCAGGACTCTGAACAGAATAACAGACAATCTGAAGAAACTACCACCAATTCTGTGGACCAAAGTTTGCATCAGCAGAATAATATGGAACTTGCGGAGGAACTGAGACATGGCTCTCCAGCTGCCAGTCAGAGTACTAGTAGCAGCATGTGTAATGGCATTGCAGATGACAGTAACAGCAGTGCATATGGAAGCTTTTGCAGTAGACATGAGGGAAGTGCTACTTTGGTTGTGGCATCTGAGAAGGCTATGGTTCCGGAGAGAGTGAATGATGGGGGCTTCTTTGTTTATGACAGATTCAAAGGGATGGATTCTCATCGTTTTAGCCAAAGAGAAGCAGCCCTGACAAAGTTCCGACTGAAGCGGAAAGATCGATGCTACGAGAAAAAG GTTCGATACCAAAGCCGGAAAAGACTAGCAGAGCAGCGCCCTCGAGTAAAAGGGCAGTTTGTTCGTCAAGTGCAAAATGATCTTCCAATGGCTGATGCTAATAATTGA
- the LOC110661669 gene encoding two-component response regulator-like APRR9 isoform X1, which translates to MSVFENEGVSSGGGMEVQLRTEEEAEKKKETENKDDSSEVVLWEKFLPRMVLRVLLVEADDSTRQIIAALLRKCSYIAVVAVPDGLMAWEALKGRPHNIDLILTEVELPSISGYALLTLVMEHDICKNIPVIMMSSHNSISLVLKCMLKGAADFLIKPVRKNELRNLWQHVWRRQTLTVGHIPHNSPVAQHKVESTFENNSTSDHCSDCATFSHKRKECSEKRSDAQGLSQMKYSSESNLSNTEKEKYKECAVLDKRAVNPESKTGDWSTQLGLMSVSCNEAYNLPAQKLGEHACCAKSMIQDESTRPENIRGNANASQGHNNELVESSSGTVDLIGSFDNGPKRIDGHTSINDGTNKFEFTPWLELSLRRSFPNSSKNQGADEKHLLNHTNASSFSRYNSKMLQPLFPTSTSNFTKFKEDASKSLELSPNHVSQNISSVSQRHSASLNGSQEIMTTMVVGHSGQAELAHSNPQQLIRIPGVRLDNLCTRYGHVIPPVYHRQTGLPPAWSPKLASQREHSPFSTSIHSNSEIQDSEQNNRQSEETTTNSVDQSLHQQNNMELAEELRHGSPAASQSTSSSMCNGIADDSNSSAYGSFCSRHEGSATLVVASEKAMVPERVNDGGFFVYDRFKGMDSHRFSQREAALTKFRLKRKDRCYEKKVRYQSRKRLAEQRPRVKGQFVRQVQNDLPMADANN; encoded by the exons ATGAG cGTGTTTGAGAATGAGGGTGTGAGCAGCGGAGGAGGGATGGAAGTGCAGTTGCGGACAGAGGAGGAGgcagagaagaagaaagaaacagAGAATAAGGATGACTCATCGGAGGTGGTTCTGTGGGAGAAGTTTCTTCCAAGAATGGTGCTTAGAGTTCTACTGGTTGAGGCCGATGATTCTACGCGCCAGATTATCGCTGCGCTTCTTCGGAAATGCAGTTACATAG CAGTAGTAGCTGTTCCTGATGGATTAATGGCATGGGAGGCCTTAAAGGGTAGACCCCATAACATAGATCTCATATTAACAGAAGTAGAGCTGCCATCAATATCAGGATATGCACTGCTTACTTTGGTCATGGAGCATGACATTTGCAAAAACATTCCTGTCATAA TGATGTCTTCACACAATTCAATTAGCTTGGTTTTGAAGTGCATGTTAAAAGGTGCGGCTGACTTTCTCATTAAGCCTGTTAGGAAAAATGAGCTGAGGAACCTGTGGCAGCATGTTTGGAGAAGGCAAACT CTAACTGTTGGACATATTCCTCATAATTCACCTGTCGCACAGCATAAAGTTGAATCCACCTTTGAAAACAATTCAACAAGTGATCACTGTAGTGATTGTGCAACTTTCTCACATAAAAGAAAGGAATGCAGCGAGAAAAGGAGCGATGCCCAA GGTCTTTCACAGATGAAGTATAGTAGTGAGTCAAATCTGAGTAATACGGAGAAAGAGAAGTACAAAGAGTGTGCCGTGCTTGACAAAAGGGCAGTTAACCCTGAGAGTAAAACTGGAG ATTGGTCAACTCAATTGGGGCTAATGAGTGTATCATGCAATGAAGCTTATAATCTACCTGCTCAGAAACTGGGAGAACATGCTTGCTGTGCTAAGTCAATGATCCAAGATGAAAGTACAAGACCAGAAAATATTAGGGGAAATGCTAATGCCTCTCAGGGCCACAATAATGAACTGGTTGAATCTTCTAGTGGAACTGTTGATTTGATTGGTTCATTTGATAATGGCCCAAAGCGCATAGATGGACACACAAGTATCAATGATGGCACAAATAAGTTTGAGTTCACTCCATGGCTGGAACTTTCCCTAAGAAGATCTTTTCCCAATAGCTCAAAGAATCAAGGAGCTGACGAAAAGCATTTGCTGAACCATACCAATGCCTCATCTTTTTCACG GTATAACAGTAAGATGTTGCAACCTCTTTTTCCAACATCAACCAGTAACTTTACCAAGTTCAAGGAAGATGCTAGTAAGTCTCTAGAGCTGTCACCCAATCATGTTTCTCAAAATATTAGCAGTGTTTCTCAAAGACATAGTGCCAGTCTGAATGGCAGTCAAGAAATCATGACTACTATGGTCGTTGGTCATTCTGGGCAGGCTGAACTAGCACATTCAAACCCTCAACAGCTGATTCGTATCCCAGGGGTAAGGCTTGACAATCTCTGTACCAGATATGGCCATGTGATTCCTCCTGTATATCATAGACAAACAGGTTTACCCCCAGCTTGGAGTCCCAAACTGGCCAGCCAACGAGAACATTCTCCATTTAGTACTTCAATTCATTCAAATTCTGAAATTCAGGACTCTGAACAGAATAACAGACAATCTGAAGAAACTACCACCAATTCTGTGGACCAAAGTTTGCATCAGCAGAATAATATGGAACTTGCGGAGGAACTGAGACATGGCTCTCCAGCTGCCAGTCAGAGTACTAGTAGCAGCATGTGTAATGGCATTGCAGATGACAGTAACAGCAGTGCATATGGAAGCTTTTGCAGTAGACATGAGGGAAGTGCTACTTTGGTTGTGGCATCTGAGAAGGCTATGGTTCCGGAGAGAGTGAATGATGGGGGCTTCTTTGTTTATGACAGATTCAAAGGGATGGATTCTCATCGTTTTAGCCAAAGAGAAGCAGCCCTGACAAAGTTCCGACTGAAGCGGAAAGATCGATGCTACGAGAAAAAG GTTCGATACCAAAGCCGGAAAAGACTAGCAGAGCAGCGCCCTCGAGTAAAAGGGCAGTTTGTTCGTCAAGTGCAAAATGATCTTCCAATGGCTGATGCTAATAATTGA
- the LOC110661669 gene encoding two-component response regulator-like APRR9 isoform X2: MSVFENEGVSSGGGMEVQLRTEEEAEKKKETENKDDSSEVVLWEKFLPRMVLRVLLVEADDSTRQIIAALLRKCSYIVVAVPDGLMAWEALKGRPHNIDLILTEVELPSISGYALLTLVMEHDICKNIPVIMMSSHNSISLVLKCMLKGAADFLIKPVRKNELRNLWQHVWRRQTLTVGHIPHNSPVAQHKVESTFENNSTSDHCSDCATFSHKRKECSEKRSDAQGLSQMKYSSESNLSNTEKEKYKECAVLDKRAVNPESKTGDWSTQLGLMSVSCNEAYNLPAQKLGEHACCAKSMIQDESTRPENIRGNANASQGHNNELVESSSGTVDLIGSFDNGPKRIDGHTSINDGTNKFEFTPWLELSLRRSFPNSSKNQGADEKHLLNHTNASSFSRYNSKMLQPLFPTSTSNFTKFKEDASKSLELSPNHVSQNISSVSQRHSASLNGSQEIMTTMVVGHSGQAELAHSNPQQLIRIPGVRLDNLCTRYGHVIPPVYHRQTGLPPAWSPKLASQREHSPFSTSIHSNSEIQDSEQNNRQSEETTTNSVDQSLHQQNNMELAEELRHGSPAASQSTSSSMCNGIADDSNSSAYGSFCSRHEGSATLVVASEKAMVPERVNDGGFFVYDRFKGMDSHRFSQREAALTKFRLKRKDRCYEKKVRYQSRKRLAEQRPRVKGQFVRQVQNDLPMADANN; this comes from the exons ATGAG cGTGTTTGAGAATGAGGGTGTGAGCAGCGGAGGAGGGATGGAAGTGCAGTTGCGGACAGAGGAGGAGgcagagaagaagaaagaaacagAGAATAAGGATGACTCATCGGAGGTGGTTCTGTGGGAGAAGTTTCTTCCAAGAATGGTGCTTAGAGTTCTACTGGTTGAGGCCGATGATTCTACGCGCCAGATTATCGCTGCGCTTCTTCGGAAATGCAGTTACATAG TAGTAGCTGTTCCTGATGGATTAATGGCATGGGAGGCCTTAAAGGGTAGACCCCATAACATAGATCTCATATTAACAGAAGTAGAGCTGCCATCAATATCAGGATATGCACTGCTTACTTTGGTCATGGAGCATGACATTTGCAAAAACATTCCTGTCATAA TGATGTCTTCACACAATTCAATTAGCTTGGTTTTGAAGTGCATGTTAAAAGGTGCGGCTGACTTTCTCATTAAGCCTGTTAGGAAAAATGAGCTGAGGAACCTGTGGCAGCATGTTTGGAGAAGGCAAACT CTAACTGTTGGACATATTCCTCATAATTCACCTGTCGCACAGCATAAAGTTGAATCCACCTTTGAAAACAATTCAACAAGTGATCACTGTAGTGATTGTGCAACTTTCTCACATAAAAGAAAGGAATGCAGCGAGAAAAGGAGCGATGCCCAA GGTCTTTCACAGATGAAGTATAGTAGTGAGTCAAATCTGAGTAATACGGAGAAAGAGAAGTACAAAGAGTGTGCCGTGCTTGACAAAAGGGCAGTTAACCCTGAGAGTAAAACTGGAG ATTGGTCAACTCAATTGGGGCTAATGAGTGTATCATGCAATGAAGCTTATAATCTACCTGCTCAGAAACTGGGAGAACATGCTTGCTGTGCTAAGTCAATGATCCAAGATGAAAGTACAAGACCAGAAAATATTAGGGGAAATGCTAATGCCTCTCAGGGCCACAATAATGAACTGGTTGAATCTTCTAGTGGAACTGTTGATTTGATTGGTTCATTTGATAATGGCCCAAAGCGCATAGATGGACACACAAGTATCAATGATGGCACAAATAAGTTTGAGTTCACTCCATGGCTGGAACTTTCCCTAAGAAGATCTTTTCCCAATAGCTCAAAGAATCAAGGAGCTGACGAAAAGCATTTGCTGAACCATACCAATGCCTCATCTTTTTCACG GTATAACAGTAAGATGTTGCAACCTCTTTTTCCAACATCAACCAGTAACTTTACCAAGTTCAAGGAAGATGCTAGTAAGTCTCTAGAGCTGTCACCCAATCATGTTTCTCAAAATATTAGCAGTGTTTCTCAAAGACATAGTGCCAGTCTGAATGGCAGTCAAGAAATCATGACTACTATGGTCGTTGGTCATTCTGGGCAGGCTGAACTAGCACATTCAAACCCTCAACAGCTGATTCGTATCCCAGGGGTAAGGCTTGACAATCTCTGTACCAGATATGGCCATGTGATTCCTCCTGTATATCATAGACAAACAGGTTTACCCCCAGCTTGGAGTCCCAAACTGGCCAGCCAACGAGAACATTCTCCATTTAGTACTTCAATTCATTCAAATTCTGAAATTCAGGACTCTGAACAGAATAACAGACAATCTGAAGAAACTACCACCAATTCTGTGGACCAAAGTTTGCATCAGCAGAATAATATGGAACTTGCGGAGGAACTGAGACATGGCTCTCCAGCTGCCAGTCAGAGTACTAGTAGCAGCATGTGTAATGGCATTGCAGATGACAGTAACAGCAGTGCATATGGAAGCTTTTGCAGTAGACATGAGGGAAGTGCTACTTTGGTTGTGGCATCTGAGAAGGCTATGGTTCCGGAGAGAGTGAATGATGGGGGCTTCTTTGTTTATGACAGATTCAAAGGGATGGATTCTCATCGTTTTAGCCAAAGAGAAGCAGCCCTGACAAAGTTCCGACTGAAGCGGAAAGATCGATGCTACGAGAAAAAG GTTCGATACCAAAGCCGGAAAAGACTAGCAGAGCAGCGCCCTCGAGTAAAAGGGCAGTTTGTTCGTCAAGTGCAAAATGATCTTCCAATGGCTGATGCTAATAATTGA